In Hasllibacter sp. MH4015, the following proteins share a genomic window:
- the mutM gene encoding bifunctional DNA-formamidopyrimidine glycosylase/DNA-(apurinic or apyrimidinic site) lyase: protein MPELPEVETVRRGLLPALEGARITTASVNRPDLRWPFPDRMADRLTGARVTALRRRSKYILADLDTGETLLIHLGMSGRMTVSGDPLGRFHHTHPTPAKHDHVVFDTDTGARITFNDARRFGAMDLLDTDTQDEHWLLRDLGPEPLGNSFNEAHLIAAFAGKRSPVKSALLDQRIVAGLGNIYVCEALYRAGISPLRHAARIAPGRVARLVPIIRDVLAEAIEAGGSSLRDHRQADGELGYFQHTFLVYGREGQPCQTPACAEKIRRKVQSGRSSFYCAACQR, encoded by the coding sequence TTGCCCGAACTTCCAGAGGTTGAGACAGTGCGTCGCGGGCTGCTGCCTGCGCTGGAGGGCGCTCGGATCACCACGGCGTCCGTGAACCGCCCCGATCTGCGCTGGCCGTTCCCCGACCGGATGGCCGACCGCCTGACCGGCGCACGCGTCACCGCGCTGCGCCGGCGGTCGAAATACATCCTCGCCGACCTCGATACCGGAGAGACGCTGTTGATCCATCTGGGCATGTCCGGGCGAATGACCGTGTCGGGCGATCCGTTGGGCCGGTTCCACCACACCCACCCCACGCCCGCGAAACACGACCATGTGGTGTTCGACACCGATACGGGCGCGCGGATCACGTTCAACGATGCCCGCCGGTTCGGTGCGATGGACCTTCTTGATACCGACACCCAGGACGAGCATTGGCTTTTGCGCGACCTGGGGCCGGAGCCGCTTGGCAATTCCTTCAACGAAGCCCACCTTATCGCGGCCTTCGCGGGCAAGCGCAGCCCCGTGAAATCCGCGCTTCTGGACCAGCGCATCGTGGCCGGCCTCGGCAATATCTACGTGTGCGAGGCGCTTTACCGCGCCGGAATTTCTCCTTTGCGCCACGCCGCGCGCATCGCACCGGGTCGAGTCGCGCGCCTGGTGCCGATCATCCGCGATGTATTGGCGGAAGCTATCGAAGCGGGGGGATCTTCCTTACGTGACCATCGGCAGGCGGACGGGGAACTGGGATATTTTCAACACACCTTTCTCGTGTATGGCCGCGAGGGTCAGCCCTGCCAAACCCCGGCCTGCGCTGAGAAAATTCGCCGCAAGGTACAGTCAGGGCGGTCCAGCTTCTACTGCGCGGCCTGCCAAAGGTAG
- the ubiB gene encoding 2-polyprenylphenol 6-hydroxylase, with translation MRGPHNIWRLVRTGATFERTGAMGAVLEAVDAPRPIRVAARVLGWPFKWLGLKGDPTMPPVVRALTALGPAYIKFGQILSTRADVVGPEMAAELQVLQDKLPPFDTSDARRVVAEEMGRPVDEIFSAFSDPVAAASIAQVHRATLVEGGRDVAVKILRPGIERAFRKDVDAFHLMATLIETLSPSSRRLRPRDVITHFEGVVTQELDLRIEASAAGEFAANTKDDEGFVVPAVEWGLSSRRMMVLGWAEGVPFSNLAAIDVGGYDRKALAQTVLQMFLRHALRDGFFHADMHQGNLKVAPNGDVVALDFGIMGRLDEYTRRVYAEILMGFIRKDYRRVAEVHFEAGYVPQDRDVAEFAQALRSVGEPIFGMDASGISMGRLLAYLFEVTERFGMETRTELILLQRTMVVVEGVARSLDEDMNIWTAARPVVEEYIARNIGPQAVARDLFRTAMVLSRFGPRLPQLAEAALIAQAHPPRQDRRPVWPERLALGLGGVVVGAALAAILSLI, from the coding sequence GTGCGCGGTCCCCACAATATCTGGCGGCTGGTGCGCACCGGCGCGACGTTCGAGAGGACGGGCGCCATGGGTGCCGTGCTGGAAGCCGTGGACGCGCCGCGCCCGATCCGGGTGGCGGCCCGTGTGCTGGGCTGGCCGTTCAAGTGGTTGGGCCTGAAAGGTGATCCGACCATGCCGCCCGTGGTCCGCGCCCTGACGGCCCTTGGCCCGGCCTACATCAAGTTTGGGCAGATCCTTTCGACCCGCGCGGATGTGGTCGGACCGGAGATGGCAGCGGAATTGCAGGTGCTGCAGGACAAGCTGCCGCCCTTCGATACCTCGGATGCACGCCGCGTCGTGGCCGAGGAAATGGGCCGCCCCGTCGATGAGATTTTCAGCGCGTTCTCCGATCCCGTTGCTGCCGCCTCCATCGCGCAGGTGCACCGCGCGACGTTGGTCGAGGGCGGACGCGACGTGGCGGTGAAGATCCTTCGTCCGGGCATTGAGCGGGCGTTTCGCAAGGATGTGGACGCCTTTCACCTCATGGCGACGCTGATCGAGACGTTATCTCCGTCCTCCCGCCGGTTGCGACCGCGCGACGTCATCACCCATTTCGAAGGGGTCGTGACGCAGGAGCTGGATTTGCGCATCGAGGCCTCGGCGGCGGGTGAATTCGCGGCCAATACCAAGGACGATGAGGGCTTTGTCGTGCCGGCGGTGGAATGGGGCCTCAGCTCGCGCCGGATGATGGTGCTGGGCTGGGCCGAAGGGGTGCCGTTCAGCAATCTCGCGGCCATTGATGTAGGCGGGTACGACCGCAAGGCCCTTGCGCAGACGGTGTTGCAGATGTTCCTGCGCCACGCGCTGCGCGACGGATTTTTCCATGCCGACATGCACCAGGGCAACCTGAAGGTCGCGCCCAATGGCGATGTCGTGGCGCTGGATTTCGGGATCATGGGACGGTTGGATGAATATACGCGGCGCGTCTATGCGGAGATCCTGATGGGGTTCATCCGCAAGGATTACCGCCGCGTCGCTGAGGTGCATTTCGAGGCCGGCTACGTGCCCCAGGATCGCGATGTGGCGGAGTTTGCCCAAGCGCTCAGATCCGTGGGGGAGCCGATTTTCGGGATGGATGCCAGCGGTATCTCCATGGGTCGCCTTCTGGCCTATCTGTTCGAGGTAACGGAACGCTTCGGGATGGAGACGCGCACGGAGCTAATCCTGTTGCAGCGCACCATGGTCGTGGTCGAGGGGGTGGCCAGGTCGCTGGACGAGGACATGAACATCTGGACCGCTGCGCGCCCGGTGGTGGAAGAATACATCGCCCGCAATATCGGACCGCAGGCGGTGGCACGGGACCTCTTCCGTACGGCGATGGTTCTGTCGCGCTTCGGTCCACGCCTGCCGCAACTGGCCGAGGCGGCGCTGATCGCCCAG
- a CDS encoding enoyl-CoA hydratase, giving the protein MAYETLIVDVEDHICLIKLNRPDALNALNTQLLGELGKALAAAEGNDKVRCIVITGTDKAFAAGADITEMAEKTFADVVFEDLFAEAADSIARIRKPIIAAVAGYALGGGCELAMACDFIIAADNAKFGQPEINLGVIAGMGGTQRLTKLVGKSKAMDMHLTGRFMPAEEAERAGLVSRMVPAKKLMEEAMAAAAKIAEKSAISTMAAKEAVNRAEEVSLSEGLLFERRLFHSMFATEDQSEGMAAFIEKREPQFRDK; this is encoded by the coding sequence ATGGCCTACGAGACCCTGATCGTCGACGTCGAAGATCATATCTGCCTGATCAAATTGAATCGCCCCGATGCGCTCAACGCGCTCAACACGCAGCTTCTGGGCGAATTGGGCAAGGCGCTTGCCGCGGCCGAGGGCAATGACAAGGTCCGCTGCATCGTCATAACAGGCACCGACAAGGCATTCGCCGCCGGGGCCGACATCACCGAAATGGCCGAAAAGACTTTTGCCGACGTGGTATTCGAGGATCTCTTCGCCGAAGCCGCCGACAGCATCGCGCGCATCCGCAAGCCGATTATCGCCGCCGTGGCGGGCTATGCCCTGGGCGGCGGGTGCGAATTGGCGATGGCGTGTGATTTCATCATCGCCGCCGACAATGCCAAGTTCGGCCAGCCCGAGATCAACCTCGGTGTCATCGCCGGCATGGGCGGCACCCAGCGCCTGACCAAGCTGGTGGGCAAGTCAAAGGCAATGGACATGCATCTGACGGGGCGTTTCATGCCAGCCGAGGAGGCCGAGCGCGCGGGCCTTGTCAGCCGCATGGTCCCCGCCAAGAAGCTGATGGAGGAGGCGATGGCCGCCGCCGCGAAGATCGCCGAGAAATCCGCGATCTCCACCATGGCCGCAAAGGAAGCCGTGAACCGGGCGGAGGAGGTGAGCCTTTCCGAGGGACTCCTGTTCGAACGGCGCCTGTTCCATTCGATGTTCGCGACCGAGGATCAGTCCGAAGGCATGGCCGCCTTCATCGAAAAGCGCGAGCCGCAGTTCCGCGATAAGTAA
- the dnaA gene encoding chromosomal replication initiator protein DnaA — MNDDTWGQVREELLQAVGRNNFKAWIEPIGFDRVEDRTAHFHVPTGFIGSWVSNNFGDLILRHLSSRGVSADRVQFTVGPRRAAPAAAPQPALEMAEAAPARHHAEPAPRPQPAPAAAAGGAVPPSQPPAASVAPHRTVAELHGTKLNPLFTFSNFVVGKPNELAHAAARRVAETLDVTFNPLFLYGGVGLGKTHLMHAIAWDLQDRFPDAKILYLSAEQFMHRFVRALREQDTFNFKETFRSVDILMVDDVQFIAGKSSTQQEFFHTFNALVEMGKQIVISGDRAPVDMEELDGRIASRLQSGLVVDIHPTDYELRISVLEHKAELLRQKYPHVKFADGVLEFLARKIASNVRELEGALNRLYATGDLVRREVTEDFARDNLADILRASDRKVTMDEIIKKTCEYYKLRQVDMISQNRQRAIARPRQMAMYLCKRLTQRSLPEIGKKFGGRDHTTILYGVRKIEELMQIDSQIAEDAELLRRMLEA, encoded by the coding sequence ATGAACGACGACACATGGGGCCAAGTCCGCGAAGAACTGTTGCAAGCCGTCGGGCGCAACAATTTCAAAGCCTGGATCGAACCGATCGGCTTTGATCGGGTGGAGGACCGAACGGCGCATTTTCACGTGCCCACCGGCTTCATCGGATCCTGGGTGTCGAATAATTTCGGGGACCTGATCCTGCGCCATCTGTCGTCCCGCGGCGTCAGCGCCGACCGTGTCCAGTTTACCGTCGGCCCGCGCCGCGCCGCCCCCGCCGCTGCACCGCAGCCGGCCCTGGAAATGGCGGAAGCCGCTCCGGCGCGCCACCACGCGGAACCCGCTCCCCGGCCGCAACCCGCCCCGGCCGCCGCCGCCGGCGGCGCCGTCCCGCCGTCGCAACCGCCCGCAGCGTCCGTCGCCCCGCACCGCACCGTGGCGGAGCTTCACGGCACCAAGCTGAACCCGCTGTTCACCTTTTCCAATTTCGTCGTCGGCAAACCGAACGAGCTGGCCCATGCCGCCGCCCGCCGCGTGGCCGAAACCCTCGACGTGACCTTCAATCCGCTGTTCCTCTACGGCGGCGTCGGCCTCGGTAAGACACACCTGATGCACGCCATTGCCTGGGACCTTCAGGACCGCTTCCCCGATGCGAAGATCCTCTACCTGTCGGCGGAGCAGTTCATGCACCGCTTCGTCCGGGCGCTCCGTGAACAGGACACGTTCAACTTCAAGGAAACCTTCCGCTCGGTCGATATCCTGATGGTCGATGACGTGCAGTTCATCGCGGGCAAATCCTCCACCCAGCAGGAATTCTTCCACACCTTCAACGCGCTGGTGGAGATGGGCAAACAGATCGTCATCTCCGGCGACCGCGCGCCCGTCGATATGGAGGAGCTTGATGGCCGCATCGCCTCGCGCCTGCAAAGCGGACTGGTGGTGGACATTCACCCCACCGATTACGAATTGCGGATCAGCGTGCTGGAGCACAAGGCCGAGCTTCTTCGCCAGAAATACCCGCATGTGAAATTCGCCGACGGGGTGCTGGAATTCCTCGCCCGCAAAATCGCCTCCAACGTCCGCGAACTGGAGGGTGCCCTCAACCGCCTCTACGCCACCGGCGATCTGGTGCGCCGCGAAGTGACGGAGGATTTCGCCCGCGACAACCTCGCCGATATCCTGCGCGCCTCCGACCGCAAGGTCACGATGGACGAGATCATCAAGAAAACCTGCGAATATTATAAGCTCCGCCAGGTCGACATGATAAGCCAGAACCGCCAGCGCGCCATCGCGCGGCCCCGGCAGATGGCGATGTATCTCTGCAAGCGACTGACGCAACGCTCCCTGCCCGAGATCGGGAAGAAATTCGGCGGACGCGACCACACCACGATCCTCTACGGTGTGCGCAAGATCGAAGAGCTGATGCAGATCGACAGCCAGATCGCCGAAGACGCGGAATTGCTGCGGCGGATGCTGGAAGCCTGA
- the rpsT gene encoding 30S ribosomal protein S20 — MANSPQAKKRARQNERRFQINKARRSRIRTHLRRVEEAIASGDQAAAAEALKNVQPELMRGVTKGVMHKNTASRKMSRLASRVKAMGA, encoded by the coding sequence ATGGCAAATTCGCCCCAAGCCAAGAAACGCGCCCGCCAGAACGAGCGCCGCTTCCAGATCAACAAAGCCCGCCGTTCGCGCATCCGCACCCACCTGCGCCGCGTGGAAGAGGCGATCGCCTCGGGCGATCAAGCCGCCGCCGCCGAAGCGTTGAAGAATGTCCAGCCCGAGTTGATGCGCGGCGTCACCAAGGGGGTGATGCACAAAAACACCGCATCGCGGAAAATGTCGCGTCTTGCGTCCCGCGTGAAGGCGATGGGCGCCTGA
- the dnaN gene encoding DNA polymerase III subunit beta — translation MKLSIERATLLRAVSQAQSVVERRNTIPILANVLIEADGDSVSFRATDLDIEVVDKAPAQVERAGATTVNAVTFHEIVRKLPDGALVSLNEDSTAGRLTVEAGRSTFQLATLPREDFPVMASTDYAANFSAKAPELRRLFDKSKFAISTEETRYYLNGVYFHIATGESGDKVLRAVATDGHRLARIDSTLPDGAADMPGVIVPRKTVGELRKLLDDDDAQIAVSVSETKIRFATPDITLTSKVIDGTFPDYTRVIPMGNTRRMEVDAGDFAKAVDLVATVSSERSRAVKMALDEDRLVLSVNAPDSGNAEAELAVAYGDEKLEIGFNAKYLLEIASQVDRENAVFMFSSPAEPTLMREGNDESAIYVVMPMRV, via the coding sequence ATGAAACTCTCCATCGAACGCGCCACCCTTCTGCGCGCCGTCAGCCAAGCGCAATCGGTCGTGGAGCGGCGGAACACCATTCCGATCCTCGCCAATGTCCTGATCGAAGCCGACGGCGACAGCGTGTCGTTCCGGGCAACCGATCTGGATATCGAGGTGGTGGACAAGGCCCCGGCCCAGGTGGAGCGTGCGGGCGCAACAACCGTCAATGCCGTCACCTTCCACGAAATCGTGCGCAAGCTGCCCGACGGCGCGCTCGTTTCGCTGAACGAGGATAGCACCGCAGGCCGCCTGACGGTGGAAGCCGGACGCTCGACCTTCCAGCTGGCCACTCTGCCTCGCGAAGACTTCCCGGTCATGGCATCGACCGATTACGCCGCGAATTTCTCCGCCAAGGCGCCGGAGCTTCGGCGGCTGTTCGACAAATCCAAATTCGCCATCTCGACGGAAGAGACGCGCTATTACCTCAACGGTGTCTATTTCCACATCGCAACCGGCGAAAGCGGCGACAAGGTCCTTCGCGCCGTGGCCACGGATGGCCACCGCCTGGCCCGCATCGACAGCACCCTGCCCGACGGTGCCGCCGACATGCCCGGCGTGATCGTTCCGCGCAAGACGGTGGGCGAGTTGCGCAAACTCCTCGATGACGACGACGCGCAGATCGCCGTATCTGTCAGCGAGACCAAGATCCGCTTCGCCACGCCCGACATCACGCTGACCTCCAAAGTCATCGACGGCACGTTCCCCGACTACACCCGCGTCATCCCGATGGGGAACACACGCCGGATGGAAGTCGATGCCGGCGATTTCGCGAAGGCCGTGGACCTTGTGGCCACCGTCAGTTCCGAACGTTCCCGCGCCGTGAAGATGGCGTTGGATGAGGACCGGCTGGTCCTGTCCGTGAACGCCCCCGACAGCGGCAATGCGGAGGCCGAGCTGGCCGTTGCGTACGGCGATGAGAAGCTGGAGATCGGCTTCAACGCGAAATACCTGCTGGAAATCGCCTCACAGGTGGACCGGGAGAATGCGGTCTTCATGTTCTCCTCCCCCGCCGAGCCCACGCTGATGCGCGAAGGCAATGACGAAAGCGCGATCTACGTTGTCATGCCGATGCGCGTGTGA
- the recF gene encoding DNA replication/repair protein RecF, producing the protein MSRVFVASLTLSHFRSHRRARLALDGRPVALFGPNGAGKTNLMEAVSLLSPGRGLRRAASDEIIRRPQAIGWKVSAEVEGPGIGHEITLTAEPSTARATQIDGKTAPQVALAKILRIVWLVPAQDRLWMEGADGRRRFLDRITLSFLPDHAEAVLTYEKAMRERNRLLKDDVRDPAWYRALEAQMAGAATRIVAGREEALRRIAAAQVGAATAFPAADLSIEVEVPCTTEDDFLTAFADSRPRDIAAGRTLIGPHRADMAAIYRDKGVAAKQCSTGEQKALLISLILANARALKAETGAAPLVLLDEVAAHLDAGRRAALFDEICALEAQAWMTGTGPELFAELGERAQHFEVTEVGGESQLA; encoded by the coding sequence ATGAGCCGGGTATTCGTCGCATCCCTCACCCTCTCGCATTTTCGGTCCCACAGGCGGGCGCGACTGGCGCTTGACGGACGGCCCGTGGCTTTGTTCGGGCCCAACGGGGCGGGCAAGACCAACCTGATGGAGGCCGTATCGCTGCTTAGCCCCGGGCGCGGGCTCAGGCGCGCGGCCTCCGATGAGATCATTCGCAGGCCCCAGGCGATCGGGTGGAAGGTCTCCGCCGAGGTCGAAGGCCCCGGGATCGGCCACGAGATCACGCTGACCGCCGAGCCCAGCACGGCGCGCGCCACCCAGATCGACGGCAAGACCGCGCCGCAGGTGGCACTCGCCAAGATCCTGCGCATCGTCTGGCTGGTGCCCGCGCAAGACCGGCTCTGGATGGAAGGGGCCGACGGGCGCAGGCGGTTTTTGGACCGCATCACGCTCAGCTTCCTGCCCGACCATGCGGAGGCGGTGCTGACCTATGAAAAGGCCATGCGCGAACGCAACCGCCTGCTGAAGGACGACGTCCGCGATCCCGCATGGTATCGCGCGCTGGAGGCGCAGATGGCCGGTGCCGCGACCCGCATCGTGGCCGGGCGGGAGGAGGCCCTGCGCCGCATCGCCGCCGCGCAGGTGGGGGCCGCCACCGCCTTTCCCGCCGCCGATCTGTCCATCGAGGTGGAGGTGCCCTGCACCACCGAGGACGATTTCCTCACCGCCTTCGCCGACAGCCGCCCCCGCGACATCGCCGCCGGACGCACGCTGATCGGCCCGCACCGCGCCGACATGGCCGCGATCTACCGCGACAAGGGCGTGGCGGCCAAGCAATGCTCCACCGGAGAGCAGAAGGCGCTGCTGATCTCCCTGATCCTCGCCAATGCCCGCGCCCTCAAGGCCGAGACCGGGGCCGCGCCGCTGGTGCTCCTGGACGAGGTCGCCGCGCACTTGGACGCGGGCCGCCGCGCCGCGCTCTTTGACGAGATCTGCGCGCTGGAGGCTCAAGCCTGGATGACCGGCACGGGGCCGGAATTGTTTGCGGAACTGGGCGAGCGGGCGCAGCATTTCGAGGTGACCGAGGTGGGTGGCGAAAGCCAGCTGGCCTAA
- the ubiE gene encoding bifunctional demethylmenaquinone methyltransferase/2-methoxy-6-polyprenyl-1,4-benzoquinol methylase UbiE, whose protein sequence is MADDRTTHFGFQDVAEDQKAGMVHGVFTNVASKYDVMNDVMSVGIHRIWKDAMMDWLAPRDGQRLLDVAGGTGDIAFRFLKRAPGAHATVFDMTQSMLDEGEKRAEAEAMADKLSWVCGDAMALPFADNSFDVYTISFGIRNVVRIDEALAEAFRVLKPGGRLMVLEFSQLPNDGMQKLYDLYSFNVIPRMGQVIAGDRDSYQYLVESIRKFPDQETFAGMIRDAGFEQVKYRNLSMGIAALHSGWKL, encoded by the coding sequence ATGGCGGACGATCGTACGACTCACTTCGGCTTTCAGGATGTGGCCGAGGATCAGAAGGCGGGGATGGTCCACGGGGTGTTCACGAATGTGGCGTCCAAATACGACGTGATGAACGACGTGATGAGCGTGGGCATCCACCGCATCTGGAAGGATGCGATGATGGATTGGCTGGCGCCGCGCGACGGTCAGCGGCTTCTGGATGTGGCGGGCGGCACGGGGGATATCGCCTTTCGGTTCCTGAAACGCGCACCCGGTGCCCATGCGACCGTCTTCGACATGACCCAGAGCATGCTGGACGAGGGCGAAAAGCGCGCCGAGGCCGAGGCGATGGCCGACAAGCTTTCGTGGGTGTGCGGCGACGCGATGGCGCTGCCCTTTGCCGATAACAGCTTCGACGTCTACACGATCAGTTTCGGCATCCGGAACGTGGTGCGCATCGACGAGGCCCTCGCGGAAGCCTTCCGGGTCTTGAAGCCCGGCGGCCGGTTGATGGTTCTGGAGTTCTCGCAATTGCCCAATGACGGAATGCAAAAACTCTATGACCTCTATTCCTTCAACGTGATCCCGCGCATGGGGCAGGTGATCGCGGGAGATCGCGACTCGTATCAATACCTGGTCGAGTCGATCCGCAAATTCCCGGATCAGGAGACCTTCGCGGGCATGATCCGCGATGCGGGGTTCGAGCAGGTGAAATATCGCAACCTGTCGATGGGCATCGCCGCGCTGCATTCAGGCTGGAAGCTCTAG